A stretch of DNA from Schizosaccharomyces osmophilus chromosome 2, complete sequence:
GAGTCCAACTCTGCTCTTGGTTGTTGGCGCATCAAGTCAATGGCATTGCCCAAAAGTCGGTTGAAGGTAGGCTTGTCAAAGGTTGCCAACTTTAAACGAGATTTGGCACGCACCGTTGCGGTTCTCTGTGTTTCGTGAATTAAAGCTAACTCGCCAAAATAATCACCCTTTGTCAATGTCACTACCGTgcctttgtcttttttaatCACCTCTGCTTCACCATCTTCAATCAAATAAAACTCGTTCCCAATATCCCCTTGGCGAATTACTTCCTCTCCAGCCTGAAAAACAACTGTTTGAAGGGCATCTGCTATTTTTTGGCGTTGATACTTGTCCAGACTTGACAAAATAGGAACTTCCTCAAGCAAACTTTCATACATACGGCGTTGGTGAAAAGCATTTTGCAACACAATACGATGGAAACTTGCTCGGTCCAAGGCATAGAAAACACAATCAGGAGTCTTGGACACAACAGTTGCTGCCCGAGGAGCGTTGTACATTAATGCAAGTTCGCCAAAATATTCCCCTGGAAACATCGTAGCAACATGATCCCCGTAACCCGAAGCCAGTACTTCTTCTGTCGAGACGTTTGGTTCTTTGCGTTTGTAAACATCAAATTCACCCTTCTCTATAACGTAAAAGTAATCACCCACAGCGCCCTGTACAATCAGTGCTACACCAGCTTCGCCAATACGTTTTTCCGTCATAGCGCTCAAGACTTCCAAGTACCGTTCCTCGTCCAAATTCTTAAACAAGAAGTTGTGACCTACTGCTTTCTTCAAACGTTCCAGTTCTTCAGGGCTTTTTAAGGGAACCTGTGGACGAGGCAGTTGCATAAACGAGTTGGGATTCATCGACTCGGCAGACACGGATTGTCTTCGTAAGAAGTTGTAATTTTGAGGATAAGAAACgttcatttctttcaatcCACCCGCTTCAGGAGTGTGAAGTACTTCAGGACCCACTGCCTCGGGCCCTCTGGACATCTCGTGCAGGTCTGATAAATAGTCATCTTCTGAGGCATCCTCGCTTAACGCTTCGCTCATGGCATCATCCATATGAAGCATCTCTCTGCGttcatttttcaatttgctaccaaagaaatcaaagcaAACTTGAAGGAGATCAGTACAACCCTGCTTATTTACAAGATTTCTCAACTCCTCTATAAGCTCGTCGAAAGAAGCGTTTGAAACCATAGCGCCTACTTTAGAAAATTCCTCGATTTCTCTCCAATTTTTTAGGATTTGATTTGTCCTTCGCGCCTTGGAAACCTCTTGCAGTATTTTATGAAGCGTTTatattgttgttttcaaaaaaataaaaatgaatccaGTCCTTTGGTTTGCTTATTCCTCTTGATATACGTTAAGATCAAGTTCCTCAGCTCCGGCTTCCATTAGTTGACTGACAGTGATCCATCCTCTACGTCACTCTACATGTTATTACTCCACAGTTCCTATCTGTACTCCACATTGGACTAGCAATGATTAGAGGGACTAGCGTTACTTAACGACACTTAACATGGCTCGTAATGTCATCTAAAAATTTGCAACGCAACtcttgaagaaaattagaaggaatttgtttttagtGAATGGGAATTAAAAGAATGGAGTGTATCAAGGATGAAAACGGTTTCTGCTTAAAATCAAATGTTTCTGATATAGAAGAGATGAATTGCTCGTTGTATGGATCGAAAAGTTGATTCTGTTGAAAATCGTTTGGTGTAATTACTTTATATGAGTAAGAACTGTCTTTTATTATATACAAACGCATGAATTAACTAACGGTCCAAGAGAATTGAAAGATCACATAAGGCAGTAAGATTGAGGACGATGAAGTGCCCTTAGGAAACCACTGCTAAGCTTCCGTGTGATCAAAAGAAGGGATATAAAAGGGATATGGCTGGGTAAATTGTTCGTGGTATAGCGAATTAAGATAGAAATATTAAAATCGGAAACATTAAGATAAAGACAACGTAAATTCACAAATCAAATCAACAATTGACAATTCTGGATGCCAAGTAATGGGAAGAGAGAGTCTCCGCTGGTAAAatcgttttcattttcatcattcaTTATAACTTCAAATGAATCCTATTcggaaaaaaagaaaagcatagAGGTCCAATGCAGTCCTCCAGATTATAAATCAGGTATACGAAGACGGAGCTTCATCAAATTGTCGTTTCACTCCACGAAGAACGTCCCCTGTTGATTGCATTGGGTCCTGGTGATTTTCTTGTCTTCCTTCTTTGCTTTCTCCTCCATGCTCTGAATGTAGACTTGGCGTCGTATGAAGGGAATTGCCTTGTATCCCACTGCTAGGTGAATATGCAGCATATGATGGCATCGCAAAACTTGGTCGCTTTTCTCCGTTAGCTTCATGAGATGCTACGTACAGAGGCCGATCTGACGTCAAAACGGAGGTATTTGGTACAGTACTTGTTTGCCCTGAGGAGCCTGACAAGGAAGTGTTCGGCTTGGAAGTCGCGGAGGATGCAGCAACTGCTCCAGGGGGTAACGGATCTTCTATAGTTCGGCCATATGGAGAATCTTTGGGTTGAGAATGGACAGGCGGTCGTACATACGGAGGGGGAACAGATGTCATGGTAGAAGGTGGCGGTGTGGGCatatggaaaaaaggaGCATTTGGTTGAATGGACGAGGAAGATGCTGTCGAGTTGACATTTTGATTCACAGACGAAATAGaggcttttcttcttttagttTGCTGAGTCGTATCTTGTTGTTGAACAGTTGGGGTTGGTACCGGTTGCTTTTGTAACTTTTTGGCTAGGGCAACGGCTAACGCATTTGCAATCGCAGTGGCCTGCGCTGGGTTGTTCACGGCAGCCGGTCCTAATTGTCGGTTAATGTGGTCTTGTAAAAGCGAAATCGCATGTACCGCTTGCTCGTTTGGTGCTTGTTGTTCACCATTTGAGTTGCGGAAAAATTCAGGATTCAACGCTAATTTGCCAGACTGCATAATGATGGGCTGGATGCCAGACTGTAATAATGatggtttttcttctttaggTGCTGCTGCTCCACCGCCATTTGCAGCAGGTGTCCGTTGTGAAGTGTCAGAAGTCATTGAAGAACTGATTTTACCGCCTACCGACATATTACTTTGAAGGGGATCAATGTTCTCATGGTCGAAAGATGTAGTACCCGTAGCAGTAGGTGTgggtttctttgttttccgAAACATATTTCCTTCAAACTGGTCAATATAGGAGGGATCCAATATCCAAAATGACCCTTTTCCAGACTCGTTTTGTCTCCTCGGTATTCGTATAAATGCTTTGTTCAAAGATAAGTTATGCCGAATCGAGTTGTGCCAAGCTGGTGGTTGATATTGATAATACGGCCACGTATGGGAAATCCATTCGCAAATATCGCCCAATGTCATCTTCTTATTAGAATTGGATATAAGGGTACGTGCAATCAAATTTGCATAAGAAAGATTAGGCTTTTGATAAATATCACCGAAATTTGGTGGTGGATTTGATTCTAAACCCGGATGCAAAGGGATTGATGCCGAAGGATGATTCGACTCTTGATCAACAGAAGTCTGTTTTGGGGGAATGGCATTATTTGGAGGAGTCTCAGAAAGATTTCGTAAGGTTTCAGGGTTAGCAGATGGGGCTGACGAGAAATCGCTCGATGCCTGACGCTGAATAGATTGAGGAGATACAGTTTGTGGTTTGTATTCGGAAGAGTAGGGAAAGGATTCTAAAGGATGAGGAGTAATCGCATCAGGATGCTCAAATATATTTGCTGATGCAGACTCGGCGGTCATaagaggaggaggaggagaTAATTGAGTAGTGTTGAGCTcagattccttttttacGGATGTGTAAAAAGAGCTTTGAAGTTCTTCAATAGGTGGTTTTTGTTCAATCACAGGAGTTATAGTCGTGCTCATCTTCTGGGGATCAGCGGTATCAACATCATGCTTTCTCGCCGTCTGTTTTTGCATTCCTTccggaagaagaaaagagaaagagatCTGTCCAATTTGAACGCGAGTTCCACTATGCAGTGCGACGGTAGATCCGCGTTCGACGAATTCCCCATCAACAAAAGCTCCGTTTTTTCCAATGACGGAAAATTCAAACCTTTGATTTGGGAAGCTGTATACAATTTTAGCATGCTGACGAGATATAGCTTTGGTGTCTCCCAGATGAACATCACAATCACTAGAATTACTGGCTTTCCGACCCATTGTAACTTGCAGAGTctgaacaa
This window harbors:
- the cgs1 gene encoding cAMP-dependent protein kinase regulatory subunit Cgs1; amino-acid sequence: MVSNASFDELIEELRNLVNKQGCTDLLQVCFDFFGSKLKNERREMLHMDDAMSEALSEDASEDDYLSDLHEMSRGPEAVGPEVLHTPEAGGLKEMNVSYPQNYNFLRRQSVSAESMNPNSFMQLPRPQVPLKSPEELERLKKAVGHNFLFKNLDEERYLEVLSAMTEKRIGEAGVALIVQGAVGDYFYVIEKGEFDVYKRKEPNVSTEEVLASGYGDHVATMFPGEYFGELALMYNAPRAATVVSKTPDCVFYALDRASFHRIVLQNAFHQRRMYESLLEEVPILSSLDKYQRQKIADALQTVVFQAGEEVIRQGDIGNEFYLIEDGEAEVIKKDKGTVVTLTKGDYFGELALIHETQRTATVRAKSRLKLATFDKPTFNRLLGNAIDLMRQQPRAELDSKQESQRQLESHHGTSEA
- the fhl1 gene encoding DNA-binding forkhead transcription factor Fhl1, which translates into the protein MPDAVRQDAAEKKSGTNRVQAYAKLEFEKFSFFVQTLQVTMGRKASNSSDCDVHLGDTKAISRQHAKIVYSFPNQRFEFSVIGKNGAFVDGEFVERGSTVALHSGTRVQIGQISFSFLLPEGMQKQTARKHDVDTADPQKMSTTITPVIEQKPPIEELQSSFYTSVKKESELNTTQLSPPPPLMTAESASANIFEHPDAITPHPLESFPYSSEYKPQTVSPQSIQRQASSDFSSAPSANPETLRNLSETPPNNAIPPKQTSVDQESNHPSASIPLHPGLESNPPPNFGDIYQKPNLSYANLIARTLISNSNKKMTLGDICEWISHTWPYYQYQPPAWHNSIRHNLSLNKAFIRIPRRQNESGKGSFWILDPSYIDQFEGNMFRKTKKPTPTATGTTSFDHENIDPLQSNMSVGGKISSSMTSDTSQRTPAANGGGAAAPKEEKPSLLQSGIQPIIMQSGKLALNPEFFRNSNGEQQAPNEQAVHAISLLQDHINRQLGPAAVNNPAQATAIANALAVALAKKLQKQPVPTPTVQQQDTTQQTKRRKASISSVNQNVNSTASSSSIQPNAPFFHMPTPPPSTMTSVPPPYVRPPVHSQPKDSPYGRTIEDPLPPGAVAASSATSKPNTSLSGSSGQTSTVPNTSVLTSDRPLYVASHEANGEKRPSFAMPSYAAYSPSSGIQGNSLHTTPSLHSEHGGESKEGRQENHQDPMQSTGDVLRGVKRQFDEAPSSYT